In Oxalobacteraceae bacterium OTU3CINTB1, the sequence GACACGCCGTCATCCTCGTACAGGCTGAATTTGCCGTCCGCGCCGGTGTAGATGTTCAGCGTGATCGGCGCGTCCGGTTTCTCGTCGACGTACTGGGTCACAGGACCCATCGGCAGGATCGCGCCGGCTTTCACCAGCAGCGGCATACGGGTCTCCGGCGCCTTGATCGAGGTCCTGGTGCCGCCCTTGTGCACTTCGCCGGTATAGAAGTCATACCAGTTCGCGCCCTTCGGCATGTAGACGTCGCGCTCGCGGCCACCGTACACATATACCGGAGCGACCATCAGGTTGTGGCCGAACAGGTATTGGTCCTTGATGTTCTTGACCGCGTCGTCTTTCGGGAAGTCCATCACCAGACCGCGCATGATGGTGCCCGAGTCGTAGTGGGTGGTCGCCGCCGTCGAGTAAATATAAGGCATCAGGCGATAACGCAGCTTGTCGTACCAGACCATCGAGTCGCGCATCGGCGAGCCTTCAGGCGAGATCTCGTGGATTTCGCGCTTGACCACTTCGCCGTGGGAGCGGAACAGCGGCGACAACGCGCCGAACTGCCACCAGCGCAGATTCAGCTCGCGCCATTCCTTCATGTCCTCCGGATTGGCGACGGCCGCGCCGACCACGCGGTTTTCCTGCGCGGTGCCGGTGGCGCCGACCTGGTAACGCGCTTCCTGCGCGTAGCCGCCGATATCGTGCGTCCAGTTCGGGATCCCCGACATCGAGATGCTCACGCCGGCCGAGATCTGGTCGTACAGGTTGTTCCAGCGGCTGACGGTGTCGCCGCTCCACAGCGCGGTGGCGTTGCGCTGGATACCCGCGAAACCGGAACGCGACAGGATGAACTGGCGCTTGTCCGGCTGGTCGCCCTTCAGGCCTTGGTAGAAGCCCTCGGTATGCACCAGGCTATACGGATTGAAGGTGACTTCGCCGGCGCCGTAGACGGTCGGTCCGATCAGCTTCTTGAAGTCCTCCAGGCGGGTGTTCGACAGCACGTCAGGCTCGGTATTGTCCATCCACCAGGCGTCGAAGCCCAGGTCGACCAGCTTGGACTTCATCTGGCGGTAGTACATCTCGCGCGCGCCCTTGGTGTACGGATCGTAGTGGCTGTTCTTGTAGCCAGGGCCAACCCAGTCAAGATCGCCGTTTTCGACGTTCTTGGTCCACATGTAGCCCTTCGATTCGAGCTCCTTGTAGTTGGCGGTGTTCGAGTAGAACTTGCCCCAGATCGAAATCATGATGCGGGCGTTGTTCTTATGGACCTCGTCGACCAAACCTTTAGGATCGGGGAAGCGCTGTTTGTCGAAGTCGTGCGAGCCCCAGCCGTCTTGCGGCCAGTAGAACCAGTCCTGCACCATGTTATCGACCGGCCAGCCCTGCTTGCGGTACTCCTTCAACACGCCGAGCAGCTGCTCCTGCGTCTCGTAGCGCTGGCGCGACTGCCACAGGCCGTAGGCCCACTTCGGCATCATCGGCGCCTGGCCCGTCAGGTGACGGTAGCCGGCGATGACGTTGTCGATGCTGGTCTCGCCGTTGACGACGTAGTAGTTGATGCTCTGCGCGACTTCCGACGAGAAGGTCAGCGAATGGCGCTCAGGCGCAGGCAGCGGATCATTGTGGGTCATGGCGATCATGCCGCCCGACGGTTTCCATTCCAGTTGCAGCTTGACCGGTTTGCCCGCTTCGAACTTCTGCTCGAAGTTGTGGTACCACGGATTCCAGCCCTGGCGCCACACGTCCATGACTTCCTTGCCGTCCATGGTCAGCTTGGCGTAGTCCGACGAATACATCTGCATCTTGTGCACGCCGGCCTTGTCGGACGTCAGCGTACCTTCCCACACCACCTTGACGCCGGTAGCCTTCTTCGGATCGCCCAGTTCCTTCGGCCAGTTCTCGGCCACGTCCTTCAGGTACTGGTAATCGATGTCCTTTTCCTGGCGCGTCAGCACCAGTTTGTCGTCGACGTAGTAGCGTGCGGTCAGGCCGCCGGCCTTGCCTTCGGCGTCGACCAGTTTCAGGTCGCGGCTCAGGAAGCCGTATGGCTTGGCGTCGCCGAAGCGCGAGATCGAATTGTTATCCCACAAAACACCGTAGTTCTTGTCCGAGACCACGAACGGCACGGCGATGACCATATTGTGCTGCATCAGCAGCACGTCTTCGCCGTTCAGGTTCATCTGGCCGTTCTGGTGCTGGCCCAAGCCGTAGTAGGCGTCCTTGGTGCCGTGGTTGAAGCCCTGCTTGACCGCCATGAACGGCTTACCGCCGACATCGACCGGGTCCATGCTTTCCGAGGCCTGGCTCAGGAAAGCCTTGCCGGCCGCGTTGAAGAACTGCACCTGGCCGGTCGCCAGCGACACCGCCACGGAGATTTTCTTGGCCTTGAGCGTGACCTTGTCCTTGCCAGACGACGTGACGCTGAAGATACCGCTAACAGGTGCGGCCACCGTCATCAGCGATGGCGTGAGCTCCTTGCCTTCCTTGTCGGTCTTGACGACGTGGATGATATTGTCGCTCATGACTTCCAGGCGCACTTCCTTGGCGCCGGAATCGGGCTTGACCACCACGCCGGTGGAGGTTTTTTCAAACGTGCCGGCCAGGGCCTGGCCGGACATCATCACCGCCAGGCACGAAGCCGCCGGTACTATCGCTTTGAATCGCATGTTCTCTATCTCCTGTTTTTATACTCAGTACGTTCCGACTTTGACCTTCAACACCACCGGCTTGCCGGTCAGATTGAGGCCGTAGTCCGTCTGGTCGCCGTTCCAGTTGCGCTCCATGATCCATTTACCGGATGGATCATAGTACCCTTCCTCGACGCGCGCCCACATGGTTGGTTTGCCGTCCGCGTTGTCGATCTTCACGCGCGCATGCTGGCCGACGATGATGAACTCATTGTCGGCGATCTGCGCGATCGCCACGCCACCGTTGGGCTTCTCGGTGCCGGCCGGCAGGTCCTTCACTTCCTTGAAATACTCACGTTCGCCGAACTGCCATTCGCGGAACGAGATCGTGCCTTTCCAACCCTTCATCGCGATGGTCTGCGGCGCGCGGTCGTCGCCCTCGGCCACGCCGTAGGTGCGGCCCTCGAAGGCCCACTTGGACCACTGGCGCTCCATCGGCCGGAAGGCCGAATAAATGCGACCATATGGCTCGACCATCGTTTTATCGGTGGCCTTGTGACCGAGCGGGAAATTGCTGTAGTCCGCGTAGTCGATGCCGAACGGCGAGAAGTTGATCGCGCCGCGGCCCAGCACGAGATAGGCATAGCGTACGTATTCGGCGGCGTTGCTCATCTCCGGCACGGCCAGCGGATTGTCCGGACGCTGGAACTTGTCAAGCGTGGCGGCGAACTTCTTCGAATCCGGGCTGTAGATGTCCGGCGCGGCGAAGTCGATCGCCGGCGCGGCGGCCTTGTAGATATCGATCACGTCGAAGGTCGGGCCGCCGCTGGCGAAGTTCTTGTTCCACGGCTTGACCGGCTCCTCGAGCGAATCGCGGATCGAGTTATTGACGTACATCGGCAAGTTGTACACCGCGCGTCCCGCCTTGGCGATGTCGCCGATGTAGCTGGCGATCGAATACGCGTGGAAGTACTCGTCGGCGTAGTCGCCGTAGACCTGTTTCCAGGTGCCGCTGGCGGCCAGCGCCACCGGCGATTTCTTACGCTTCAATACCGCCTCGGGCACCGGCGAATTGAACGCCGCTTCGGCTTTCGGGCCGTAGTCGCGCGCGTAACCGTAGGTGCCCACTTCGTTCTGAACCTGCATCATGATGACGGTGCGGTGCGCCTCGTCGATCTTTTTGATGTGCGTCATCAGCGCGACAAACGCCTTCTTGTCGGCCTTCAGGGTTTCCTCGCCTTGCGGCGACAGGCAGTAAATCGGCTTGCCTTCCTTGTCCAGCATGCGCGGGAAGCGTGCGTTGTTAAACTTGACCCACTCCGGCGCATAATTGGCACCGGTGTTTTTCCAGGTGCCGAACCACAGCAGCACCAGGCGCACCTTGTTCTTGCGCGCCTCGGCCACCAGCGTATCGACGTAGCTGAAATCGAACTTGCCTTCCACCTGCTCGATCTGCTCCCATGCGACCGGGATCTCGAGGGTGTTGGCGTTCATGTCCTTGATCGCCGCCCACACCTTGTTCAGTGCCAGCGGATAGTTACTCGAATTCTGCGCCTGCCCGCCGAACATGACAAAAGGCGCGCCGTCCACCATCAAGGCGTGACGGCCATCCTTTTGCACCAGTTCGGGGATAGGCGCGGCCGCCGCGCCAGCTGCGGCCAACATAACAAAACTAAAGGAGCTTACAAGCTGGCGGGCGGTAATCTTCATGCGGTCTAGCCTTTCCTCGTATTAGAACGTGTAGCGCAGTTGCGCGGTGTAGCGGCGGCCGGTGACGAACCACGCGCGGCCGTTCATGCCGGTCGTCTGCTGCATCAACTGCTTGAACTGCGCGTTGGTCAGATTCTGCGCTTCGAAGCCCAGCGACAGGTTGTCGTTGATCTTGTAGTTGATCGAACCGTCGAGCTGACCGTAGGCGTCGGCCCAGGTAGGCAGACCCCAGACGATGTTACGCGCACCCGGCGTGGCGCTGGCCGGATTGGTATCCACGCCATCGGTGCCCTTGGTGCCGTTGACGTTCACGCCTTGCAAGCTCTTCGAACGCCAGTTGTACGCCAGGCGGCTCGAGAACGGGCCCTGATCGTAGATCACCGCGATGTTATACGACTGGCGCGACAGGTTCTCCAGCGGCAGGTTGCCGAAGGTGCGGCCGTTGGTGTCGCAACCGTTGATGTTCAGGTTGACGTTGGCGGCCGACGAATCGCTGCTGCAGTACTCCGAGAAGACGTTCTTGTACAGATCGCGCTTGCTGTCGACGAAGGTGAAGTTCGCCTGCACGCCCAGGCCGGACAACAGGCCTGGCAGCTTGTCGAAGGTCTGCTGGTAGGCCAGCTCGAAACCGCGCGCATGGCCGCGGGCGCCGTTGATAGGACCGGTGGCCGCGAAGTTCTGCAGGTTGCCATTGATGTCCGGCAGCGCGAAGTTGTAGGTCTGGTTGACGATGATGTCTTTCAGACGCTTGTTGAACACCGCCAGCGTGAGCGAGCCGACCGGCGAGAAGTACCATTCGGCGGTCAGGTCGAGCTGCTTGGACGTGGTCGGACGCAGGTTCGGGTTGCCCGACGCGGTGCCGCTCAGGCTAACGTTCGAAACGTTGGTCGCGCCGCCGATGGTGGTGGTGTTGTAGCCGGTCGACAGCGAAGTGTATGCCTGCAGCTGATCGAAGTCGGGACGCGACATCGCCGAAGCGAAGGCGAAACGGAACTGCAGCGCGTCGGTGGCCTTCAGGCGCAGGTTCAGGCTAGGCAGGAAGTTGTGATAACGGTTCTCGAAGGTCTGCGCCTGCGCGTACGCGGCGATCACGGGGATCGTCTCGCCGGTGTAGCTGCCCGGCGCCGGCTGGCCCGACGGCGGGTTGTACACGGTGTAGCCGGCGGCTTTCGAATCGGTCTTCACGTAGCGCAGACCGACGTTGCCGTCGATCGGGAACTTCAGCTCATCCCAGCCGAAGCGCAGCTGGCCGTAGGCGGCCTGGGTCTTCTCGCTTTGCTGGTTGGTGCCTGCCGGATCGGTGCCGAAGGTGGCCGCTTTCCACGGCGTGCAGGTGCCTGGCTGCGCGCACAGCAGGTCGTGGTAGGCGTGCAAGGCGGCGTAGCTGTTCGGATAACCCGCCGACGTCGAACTGGCCGGGATGATCAGCGACGGCATGCTCATTCTGCCGTTGAAGAAATTATCGAAGTTCTTGATGGTGGTGTTGCCGGCGAAGCGCGGATCGCTCAGGAACGCCTCGGACGTGATCTGTCCGGCGCCGGTGCCGACCTGCCATGGCGCCGAGATGGCGGCCCAGTTGTAGTCCGGGTTGGACTTTTGCGTCACCGCGTCGCGGTCGGTCAGGCGCACGCCGAAACGCAAGTCGCGCAGCACCGGATTGTCGAACGAGTAGGTGGCGTCGGTGCGCCATGCGGTTTCCTTGCCCTTGCTGCGGTCCAGGTGCTCCTGGGTGAAGTTCCAGTAGTTGTTGGCCGGGTTGAGCAGCGCGGCGCGGTCGGCGTCGTTGAAGATCAGGTTGGGCAGCGATCCGGTCAGGTCGAGCTTCTGCGACGGCATCTTGACGGCGGTGGCCACGGTCGAATCGAGGCTGTCGGTGTTGGCGCGAATGCGCTGCACATCGGTGGTGACGGTCCAGGCGTCGCTTGGACGCCAACGCAGGTTCCACGAGATGTCGGTGGTGTCCGAATTGCGGGTCGCCGTGCGGTTGTCGTTGCCGAAATCGATGCCGCCGGTGGAGGTCAGGGTGCCGGACATGAAGCGGCCGTTCGCATCATAGACGCCGTTGCTCACGCCCAGGCTCGAAACGTTCGCCGCCGAGAAGATCGCCTGCTCGTCCCAGGTCATCTTGTACTTCGATTTGAAGTATGTCAGCGAGCTGCTTAACGTGCTGTCGAGCTTCCACTGCAAGGCGCCGTACGCGCCTTCGCGCTTGCGGTCGAATTGCAAGGTGCGCCACTGCGCGCCCTTCGGCACATAGGTGGTCTTGCCGTTGGCGTCGACGAACGGGTAGTACGGCTCGACCTGCAGCGCGTCGGTGCGGGTACCGCTTTCCGAGTAGGCCAGGTCGACCAGCGCACCGATTTCGCCGAACGGGGTTTTCCAGCGGTTCGACACCAGGCCGGAATACGACGGCGACTTCTTACCCTTCTTCAGCTCCGAATAGGTGGTCTCTCCGGAGACGGCGCCATGGAAGCCCTTGTAATCGAAGGGCATCGCGGTGCGCAGGTTGACCAGGCCACCGATGCCGCCTTCGGTCTGTTCGGCCGACGGGTTCTTGTAAATGTCGACGCCGGCCAGCAGCTCCGGCGGCACGTCGCCGAAGTTGAGCGAGCGGCCGCCGTTGGCGGAGAACGAGTCGCGGCCGTTCAATTCGGAGCGCACATAGCTCAGGCCACGGATCGATACGCCCGAGCCTTCGACCGAGAAATGCTCCGGATCGCTCTTGGACATGGTGCGGTCGATGGTCACGCCGGCGACGCGTTGCAGTACCTCGGTCACCGAGCGGTCCGGCAGCTTGCCGATGTCGTCGGCGGCGATCGAATCGACCACCTCGTCGGAGTTCTGTTTGATTTTCTGGGCCGACTGCAGCGCCGCGCGCTGGCCGGTGATCACCACCGCCACCGGCTCGGCGGCCGGCGTGGTGGTCGGGGCGGCGGGCGCCGGGGCGGTCTGCGCGTGCGAAGCACTGCTGGCCATCATCGCCATTTGGGCCAGGCCCAAAGCGATTGCTGTTTTTTTAAACTGTTTCATGTTATGCTCTCCAAAAGGTATATGAATTTTTCATAGCTCTCAGGCTATTTGTTATTGGTGCTTTTCAGGGGCACTTGGGACTGGCCTGGGGTGGGTGATACCGGACGCGGGACGAACGACGCCCGCAGGCGCCACAAGGCGCGGTTTTTCGATCTTCATGGATACGTCTCGCTCTTTGATATTTTTTTTCGTTCTGGCTGAACTGGCGGGGTGCCAAGGCCACACGATGATATGCAAACATTTTGCAAGTTACGTAAAAGCGTGGCAATTGCGAAATTCACCAAGCGGCGGAATGATAATCCGCAAGCGTCTCGTACTTTAAACAAACTCTTACAAAAACTCGCAGGCAAAACACGGCTGTAAACGACAACGCGGCCCGTCGTTGCGGGCCGCGTGTTATTGCTGAAACCGGACTCAGCTATCCGGCTTGGCTATTCAAATTCAACGGCGGCCCGAACGCGTCGCCACATCGACCCACACCGCCAAGGTCAGGATGCAGCCCTTGACGATCATCTGCCAGTAGGTGTCGACGTCCAGCATCGACATGCCATTATCCAGGCTGGCCATCACCAGCGCGCCGATCAAGGCGCCGTACACAGTGCCCGAGCCGCCGCGCATCGAGGTGCCGCCGATGAAGCAGGCCGCGATCGCATCGAGTTCGCCCGAGGTGCCGGCCGACGGCGAACCTGCCGCCAGGCGGGCCGTGTTGATCAAGCCGGCCAGCGCGCACATCAAACCCATGATCCCGAAGATCCACAGCTTCACCGCTTGCACGTTGACGCCGGAAAGACGGGTCGCCTCCATGTTGCTGCCCACCGCGTAGATGCGGCGACCGAACACCGTTTGCGTGGCGACGTAGCTGAAGATCCCCAGCAACGCCAGCAACAACAGCACCGGCAGCGGAATGCCCTCGTAGCTGTTCAAGGTGCGCACGAAAGCGAACAACACCACACCGATGGCCGCAAGGCGCAAACCGTCGCGCCACATCGGCGGCACCGGCAGGCCATGGCGGGCCAGGCTCGCGCGCTGGCGCCAGGTCAGCACCGCGCCCAGGATGAACAGGCCGACGCCCAGCACCACGCCCATTTGCGGCGACAGGTAGCCCTGGCCCAGGTGCACCAGCGGTTCGGACACCGGAGCCACCGTCACGCCGTCGGTCACGCCCAGCACGATGCCGCGGTAGGCCAGCATGCCGCCCAGGCCCACAATAAACGACGGTATGTGCTTATAGGCCGTCAGGTAGCCGTTGAACAGGCCAAGCACCAGGCCACAGGCCAGCACCACCGCGACGGTGGCCGGCAGCGGCAGGTGGTGGGTGACGTCGAGCACCGCCGCCACGCCGCCCAGAAGGCCGAGCAGCGAGCCGACCGACAAGTCGATCTCGCCGGCGATGATGACGAAGGCCATGCCGCAGGCGACGATGCCGGTGACGGCCATCTGGCGCATCAGGTTCGACAGGTTGCGCGGCGAGATGAAGCCGCCCTCCGTCTTCCAGCTGAAGAAGGCCCAGATGATGGCGATGGCGATCAGCAGCGCGAGGATCTTGTACTGCGTGAAGAGCTGTTTGAGATTTATGGTTTTCATGGAGTTCACAGATAAGTCATCACGAATGATCGAGTGCCGCCGACAGCAGCGTTTCCTGGGTCAGGTTCTGGTTGACGAAATCGCCGCGCAGTTTGCCCTCTCCCATCACCAGCACGCGGTCGGACACGCCCAGCACTTCGGCCAGTTCGGACGACACCATGATGATGGAGACGCCCTGGCTGGCCAATTCCAGCATCAGTTTGTAGATTTCGAACTTGGCGCCGACGTCGACGCCGCGGGTCGGCTCGTCGAGGATCAGCACCTTGGGGCGCGTCAGCAGCATCTTCGACAGCACCGCCTTCTGCTGGTTGCCGCCCGAGAGCGACGTAATCGACAGGAACGGGCTGGCCGTCTTCAGGCCCAGTCGCGCGATCTCCTCGCTGACCACCTTGAGTTCAGCCTCGCGGTCGATGCGGGTAAAGTTCGAGAAGCGTCCCAGCACCGACAAGGTGATGTTCTGGCCGACGTCCAGGTCGCGCACGATGCCGTGCTGCTTGCGGTCCTCCGGCACCAGCGCCAGGCCGGCGCGGATCGCCTTGAGCGGCGTGCTGGTATCGATTTTGGCGCCGTTGAGCCAGACCTCGGCTTCCGAGCGGCCCGGATAGGCGCCGAACAGCGCCGACACCAGCTCCGTGCGGCCGGCGCCGACCAGGCCCGCGATGCCGAGGATCTCGCCCTTGCGCAGCGCGAAGGACACGTTGTCGACCTTCCTGCGTTCCGGCTTCTCGACGTCGTAGCAAATCACGTTGCGCGCCTCGAACACGATTTCCTCGCTGGGCGTACGCTCCAGGGTCGGATACAGCTGGTTCATTTCGCGGCCGACCATCTGCGCGATGATCTGCTTGACGTCCATCTTGTCCATCGGCGTGGTGGCGATGTGCTGGCCGTCGCGAATCACGACGATGGTGTCGCAGATCGCCTCGACCTCGTCGAGCTTGTGCGAGATGTAGACGCAGGCCACGCCCTTGGCCTTCAGGCCGCGGATAATATTGAGCAGCACCTGGATCTCGGAGGTCGTCAGCGACGACGACGGCTCGTCCAGGATCAGCAGGCGCGCATTCTTGTTCAGCGCCTTGGCGATCTCGATCAACTGCTGGTGGCCGCCGCCGTAGTTCGACACCGGCAGCACCACGTTGACGTCGTTCAGGTTCAATTCTTTCAGCAGCGCCTCGGCGCGCTGGTTCATGGCCGAATAATCCATGCGGCCGCCCGGCAAGGTGATCTCGTTGCCGAGGAACAGATTCTCGGTGACGGACAGCTCGGGCACCAGCATCAGTTCCTGGTGGATGATAACGACGCCGGCGGCCTCGCTCTCGCGGATCGACTGCGCCCGCAGCGGCTTGCCGTCGAACAGGATCTCGCCGTCCCAGGTGCCGTGCGGGTAGACGGCGGACAGCACTTTCATCAGGGTCGACTTGCCGGCGCCATTCTCGCCGCACAAGCCGATGCACTCACCGGCCCTGACTTGCAGGTCGATGCCGTCGAGCGCCGGAACACCGCCAAATTTTTTGACGATGCCCTTCATTTCTAGCAAATAGCCGGACATACTGGTTCTCGCAGAGGTGGTGGAACTCGCCACGCGCAAGCCGCTGCACAATCAGCGGAACGGGGCGTGGCGAAAGACAGTGCGAACGCACGGCGGGGCGTGGACGACGCCCCGGTCTTCATGAAGCGGCGATTATTTCGCGGTCGCGAGTTGGGCCTTGGTATAGAAGCCGTCGGCAACGATGACATCCATATTCGCCTTGGTCAGCATGGTCGGCTTCAGCAGCAGCGTATCGACTTCTTTGAACCCGTTCTGGTACTTCGAGTTGAAGCCCGGCTTTTCGCCGCGCACCAGTTGAACCGACAGCTTGGCCGCCTCGGTGGCGATCAGCTTGAGCGGCTTGTAGACGGTCATGGTCTGGGTGCCGGCGATGACGCGGCGCACGCCGGCCAGATCGGCGTCCTGGCCGGAGACGGCCACTTTGCCGTCCA encodes:
- a CDS encoding DUF5110 domain-containing protein — its product is MRFKAIVPAASCLAVMMSGQALAGTFEKTSTGVVVKPDSGAKEVRLEVMSDNIIHVVKTDKEGKELTPSLMTVAAPVSGIFSVTSSGKDKVTLKAKKISVAVSLATGQVQFFNAAGKAFLSQASESMDPVDVGGKPFMAVKQGFNHGTKDAYYGLGQHQNGQMNLNGEDVLLMQHNMVIAVPFVVSDKNYGVLWDNNSISRFGDAKPYGFLSRDLKLVDAEGKAGGLTARYYVDDKLVLTRQEKDIDYQYLKDVAENWPKELGDPKKATGVKVVWEGTLTSDKAGVHKMQMYSSDYAKLTMDGKEVMDVWRQGWNPWYHNFEQKFEAGKPVKLQLEWKPSGGMIAMTHNDPLPAPERHSLTFSSEVAQSINYYVVNGETSIDNVIAGYRHLTGQAPMMPKWAYGLWQSRQRYETQEQLLGVLKEYRKQGWPVDNMVQDWFYWPQDGWGSHDFDKQRFPDPKGLVDEVHKNNARIMISIWGKFYSNTANYKELESKGYMWTKNVENGDLDWVGPGYKNSHYDPYTKGAREMYYRQMKSKLVDLGFDAWWMDNTEPDVLSNTRLEDFKKLIGPTVYGAGEVTFNPYSLVHTEGFYQGLKGDQPDKRQFILSRSGFAGIQRNATALWSGDTVSRWNNLYDQISAGVSISMSGIPNWTHDIGGYAQEARYQVGATGTAQENRVVGAAVANPEDMKEWRELNLRWWQFGALSPLFRSHGEVVKREIHEISPEGSPMRDSMVWYDKLRYRLMPYIYSTAATTHYDSGTIMRGLVMDFPKDDAVKNIKDQYLFGHNLMVAPVYVYGGRERDVYMPKGANWYDFYTGEVHKGGTRTSIKAPETRMPLLVKAGAILPMGPVTQYVDEKPDAPITLNIYTGADGKFSLYEDDGVSNAYLRNEFSRIPLSYNDKTGTVTIGERVGQYKGMVAKREFKVRFIKAGVSSSDNFDAADKTVSYEGKAVTVKR
- a CDS encoding DUF5597 domain-containing protein — protein: MKITARQLVSSFSFVMLAAAGAAAAPIPELVQKDGRHALMVDGAPFVMFGGQAQNSSNYPLALNKVWAAIKDMNANTLEIPVAWEQIEQVEGKFDFSYVDTLVAEARKNKVRLVLLWFGTWKNTGANYAPEWVKFNNARFPRMLDKEGKPIYCLSPQGEETLKADKKAFVALMTHIKKIDEAHRTVIMMQVQNEVGTYGYARDYGPKAEAAFNSPVPEAVLKRKKSPVALAASGTWKQVYGDYADEYFHAYSIASYIGDIAKAGRAVYNLPMYVNNSIRDSLEEPVKPWNKNFASGGPTFDVIDIYKAAAPAIDFAAPDIYSPDSKKFAATLDKFQRPDNPLAVPEMSNAAEYVRYAYLVLGRGAINFSPFGIDYADYSNFPLGHKATDKTMVEPYGRIYSAFRPMERQWSKWAFEGRTYGVAEGDDRAPQTIAMKGWKGTISFREWQFGEREYFKEVKDLPAGTEKPNGGVAIAQIADNEFIIVGQHARVKIDNADGKPTMWARVEEGYYDPSGKWIMERNWNGDQTDYGLNLTGKPVVLKVKVGTY
- a CDS encoding TonB-dependent receptor — its product is MKQFKKTAIALGLAQMAMMASSASHAQTAPAPAAPTTTPAAEPVAVVITGQRAALQSAQKIKQNSDEVVDSIAADDIGKLPDRSVTEVLQRVAGVTIDRTMSKSDPEHFSVEGSGVSIRGLSYVRSELNGRDSFSANGGRSLNFGDVPPELLAGVDIYKNPSAEQTEGGIGGLVNLRTAMPFDYKGFHGAVSGETTYSELKKGKKSPSYSGLVSNRWKTPFGEIGALVDLAYSESGTRTDALQVEPYYPFVDANGKTTYVPKGAQWRTLQFDRKREGAYGALQWKLDSTLSSSLTYFKSKYKMTWDEQAIFSAANVSSLGVSNGVYDANGRFMSGTLTSTGGIDFGNDNRTATRNSDTTDISWNLRWRPSDAWTVTTDVQRIRANTDSLDSTVATAVKMPSQKLDLTGSLPNLIFNDADRAALLNPANNYWNFTQEHLDRSKGKETAWRTDATYSFDNPVLRDLRFGVRLTDRDAVTQKSNPDYNWAAISAPWQVGTGAGQITSEAFLSDPRFAGNTTIKNFDNFFNGRMSMPSLIIPASSTSAGYPNSYAALHAYHDLLCAQPGTCTPWKAATFGTDPAGTNQQSEKTQAAYGQLRFGWDELKFPIDGNVGLRYVKTDSKAAGYTVYNPPSGQPAPGSYTGETIPVIAAYAQAQTFENRYHNFLPSLNLRLKATDALQFRFAFASAMSRPDFDQLQAYTSLSTGYNTTTIGGATNVSNVSLSGTASGNPNLRPTTSKQLDLTAEWYFSPVGSLTLAVFNKRLKDIIVNQTYNFALPDINGNLQNFAATGPINGARGHARGFELAYQQTFDKLPGLLSGLGVQANFTFVDSKRDLYKNVFSEYCSSDSSAANVNLNINGCDTNGRTFGNLPLENLSRQSYNIAVIYDQGPFSSRLAYNWRSKSLQGVNVNGTKGTDGVDTNPASATPGARNIVWGLPTWADAYGQLDGSINYKINDNLSLGFEAQNLTNAQFKQLMQQTTGMNGRAWFVTGRRYTAQLRYTF
- the gguB gene encoding sugar ABC transporter permease → MKTINLKQLFTQYKILALLIAIAIIWAFFSWKTEGGFISPRNLSNLMRQMAVTGIVACGMAFVIIAGEIDLSVGSLLGLLGGVAAVLDVTHHLPLPATVAVVLACGLVLGLFNGYLTAYKHIPSFIVGLGGMLAYRGIVLGVTDGVTVAPVSEPLVHLGQGYLSPQMGVVLGVGLFILGAVLTWRQRASLARHGLPVPPMWRDGLRLAAIGVVLFAFVRTLNSYEGIPLPVLLLLALLGIFSYVATQTVFGRRIYAVGSNMEATRLSGVNVQAVKLWIFGIMGLMCALAGLINTARLAAGSPSAGTSGELDAIAACFIGGTSMRGGSGTVYGALIGALVMASLDNGMSMLDVDTYWQMIVKGCILTLAVWVDVATRSGRR
- the xylG gene encoding D-xylose ABC transporter ATP-binding protein, giving the protein MSGYLLEMKGIVKKFGGVPALDGIDLQVRAGECIGLCGENGAGKSTLMKVLSAVYPHGTWDGEILFDGKPLRAQSIRESEAAGVVIIHQELMLVPELSVTENLFLGNEITLPGGRMDYSAMNQRAEALLKELNLNDVNVVLPVSNYGGGHQQLIEIAKALNKNARLLILDEPSSSLTTSEIQVLLNIIRGLKAKGVACVYISHKLDEVEAICDTIVVIRDGQHIATTPMDKMDVKQIIAQMVGREMNQLYPTLERTPSEEIVFEARNVICYDVEKPERRKVDNVSFALRKGEILGIAGLVGAGRTELVSALFGAYPGRSEAEVWLNGAKIDTSTPLKAIRAGLALVPEDRKQHGIVRDLDVGQNITLSVLGRFSNFTRIDREAELKVVSEEIARLGLKTASPFLSITSLSGGNQQKAVLSKMLLTRPKVLILDEPTRGVDVGAKFEIYKLMLELASQGVSIIMVSSELAEVLGVSDRVLVMGEGKLRGDFVNQNLTQETLLSAALDHS